The following proteins come from a genomic window of Streptomyces sp. NBC_00539:
- a CDS encoding DUF4287 domain-containing protein codes for MSVEFSEQTHRNMIDRIPLTTGREVSDWLRTVDDGPSLVRFEEKVSWLRGAHDLSYGQAKAIIHEYDLRRAARRLG; via the coding sequence ATGTCCGTAGAGTTCTCGGAGCAGACACACCGCAACATGATCGACAGAATTCCCCTGACCACCGGTCGTGAAGTGTCCGACTGGCTGCGCACCGTGGACGACGGCCCCTCCCTCGTCCGGTTCGAGGAGAAGGTCAGCTGGCTTCGCGGCGCGCACGACCTCTCGTACGGCCAGGCGAAGGCGATCATCCACGAGTACGACCTGCGCAGGGCCGCCCGCAGACTCGGCTGA
- a CDS encoding MinD/ParA family ATP-binding protein: protein MPSGENWQGDVLRDLRGGAQQPHPQGQEPVRPDPQGATPAHDAVPAQGAGAPAPGYPYQAAAGQPPVPHAPAPHAPATQAPAYGYPHPAQGAAEAAGRPGRTLDSRPAVDPGLVRAGRGPRNGEPFVSRAVGALWRTVSSSVAREVADASRTAELLQQPVTTGRQIAVTSIRGGAGKSTVAALLGTTYAHYRQDPVLFVEADPALGSLPIRLGAESLRWTTGDLAGIIEPQMSLLDVTGYLVQLRDNAWLLPGSQGQIGAMLDTRSYERAMVALRRYFGVTVVDCETLPAEVARVALSASQARVLTTPATLDGVASTYAVLQWMQGLPPHVIAGTVVVLTEQAPHAGIDVEEAVRMLGTTGARVHVLPHDRHLADGGVIRSDLLARATRSAATRIAADAFQLSQKRH from the coding sequence ATGCCGAGCGGAGAGAACTGGCAGGGCGACGTCCTGCGCGACCTGAGGGGCGGGGCCCAGCAGCCGCACCCGCAGGGGCAGGAACCGGTCCGGCCGGACCCGCAGGGCGCGACCCCGGCCCACGATGCGGTCCCGGCCCAGGGCGCCGGGGCTCCCGCGCCCGGGTACCCGTACCAGGCCGCGGCCGGGCAGCCCCCCGTCCCGCACGCCCCCGCCCCACACGCCCCGGCCACCCAGGCCCCGGCGTACGGATACCCGCACCCCGCGCAGGGCGCCGCCGAGGCCGCGGGCCGGCCCGGTCGCACGCTCGACTCCCGTCCCGCCGTCGACCCCGGCCTCGTCCGTGCGGGCCGGGGGCCCCGTAACGGCGAGCCCTTCGTGTCCCGCGCCGTCGGCGCGCTCTGGCGAACCGTTTCCTCATCCGTCGCCCGCGAGGTCGCCGACGCCTCCCGCACCGCCGAGCTGCTCCAGCAGCCCGTGACCACCGGCCGCCAGATCGCCGTCACCTCCATCCGCGGCGGCGCCGGCAAGTCCACGGTCGCCGCCCTGCTGGGCACGACGTACGCGCACTACCGCCAGGACCCGGTGCTCTTCGTCGAGGCCGACCCGGCCCTCGGTTCGCTGCCCATCCGGCTCGGAGCCGAGTCGCTGCGCTGGACCACCGGTGACCTCGCCGGGATCATCGAGCCGCAGATGTCGCTGCTCGACGTCACCGGCTACCTCGTCCAGCTGCGCGACAACGCCTGGCTGCTGCCCGGCAGCCAGGGCCAGATCGGCGCCATGCTCGACACCCGCTCCTACGAGCGGGCCATGGTCGCGCTGCGCCGCTACTTCGGTGTGACGGTCGTCGACTGCGAGACGCTGCCCGCCGAGGTCGCCCGGGTCGCGCTCTCCGCCTCCCAGGCCCGCGTCCTGACCACTCCCGCCACCCTCGACGGCGTCGCCAGCACGTACGCGGTGCTCCAGTGGATGCAGGGCCTGCCCCCGCACGTGATCGCCGGAACGGTCGTCGTCCTGACGGAGCAGGCCCCGCACGCGGGCATCGACGTGGAAGAGGCGGTGCGCATGCTGGGGACCACCGGTGCGCGCGTCCACGTCCTGCCGCACGACCGCCACTTGGCGGACGGGGGCGTCATCCGCAGCGACCTGCTGGCCCGGGCGACGAGGTCGGCGGCCACCCGGATCGCCGCGGACGCCTTCCAGCTCTCCCAGAAGCGCCACTGA
- a CDS encoding immunity 49 family protein — protein sequence MTTIVSRHFASPGPTEEEWAESLGEDLADDIDRLERRPHALGRVFNNALLHLGARCTVDPRAAKLETWEAVVNALQVGSAIFATASATEGTVECRINRQIRTLPATGADQGLTDLGTWLTTFWLAVVCRDQVRITELARFPLDRLHDGGFDEFVRHWVDTLQTYWLQGPDLVAKLTRAVEMSTPGIAVQAPRELLEAVLAPPINLFYLFITQNAVGFNEALVQALELHKAYWTADEKRVESPGGHLALAPLAIACFAFDGKMPVEVESGYLPHHLLTRGWLGEFPT from the coding sequence GTGACCACCATTGTCAGTAGGCACTTTGCGTCACCGGGGCCCACGGAAGAAGAATGGGCAGAGTCACTCGGCGAGGATCTGGCCGATGACATCGACAGGCTGGAGCGGCGCCCCCACGCCCTCGGGCGCGTCTTCAACAACGCGCTCCTCCACCTCGGCGCACGTTGCACGGTCGACCCCCGTGCGGCGAAGCTGGAGACCTGGGAAGCGGTTGTCAACGCCCTTCAGGTGGGGTCCGCCATCTTCGCCACGGCTTCGGCGACCGAGGGAACCGTGGAGTGTCGGATCAACCGTCAGATCCGAACACTGCCGGCCACGGGCGCGGATCAGGGCCTCACCGACCTCGGGACGTGGCTGACCACGTTCTGGCTCGCCGTGGTGTGCCGGGACCAGGTTCGCATCACCGAACTGGCCCGCTTCCCACTCGATCGCCTCCATGACGGCGGATTCGACGAGTTCGTCCGGCACTGGGTCGATACGTTGCAGACGTACTGGTTGCAGGGGCCCGACTTGGTGGCGAAGTTGACCCGCGCCGTCGAAATGTCGACTCCGGGCATCGCCGTCCAAGCTCCACGGGAGCTGTTGGAGGCGGTGCTGGCGCCGCCGATCAACCTCTTCTACCTGTTCATCACCCAGAACGCGGTCGGGTTCAACGAGGCGTTGGTACAGGCACTGGAGCTACACAAGGCGTACTGGACGGCTGACGAGAAGCGAGTGGAAAGCCCTGGTGGTCATCTCGCCCTTGCCCCCTTGGCCATCGCGTGCTTCGCCTTCGACGGCAAGATGCCGGTCGAGGTCGAGTCGGGCTACCTTCCGCACCACCTGCTGACCCGCGGGTGGCTCGGCGAATTCCCCACCTGA
- a CDS encoding Bax inhibitor-1/YccA family protein: protein MRSSNPVFSRRGFSRDTGGYAGFDAQQAGTATNPYATNPYAADAVTGMPQAPARAHVMTMDDVVSRTAMTLGTVVLTAVISWIALPVDPANINKSYGIAIGAALVAMVLALVQSFKRTPVPALILAYAAFEGVFLGVISSATSTYIGAGVVIQAVLGTMCVFAAVLFAYKMRWIRVTRRFTGFVMAAAMGFMLLMVVNLLFSLFGGGDGLGFRSGGLGILFGVVGVILGACFLAMDFKQVEDGIAYGAPREESWLAAFGLTLTLVWIYLELLRLFQILSGDD from the coding sequence ATGAGGAGCAGTAACCCGGTCTTCTCGCGACGGGGGTTCAGCCGCGACACCGGCGGCTACGCGGGCTTTGACGCGCAGCAGGCCGGGACCGCGACCAACCCGTACGCGACGAACCCCTATGCCGCGGACGCCGTCACCGGCATGCCGCAGGCGCCGGCGCGCGCCCACGTGATGACCATGGACGACGTCGTGAGCCGTACGGCCATGACGCTCGGCACCGTGGTGCTCACCGCGGTCATCTCCTGGATCGCGCTGCCCGTCGACCCGGCGAACATCAACAAGTCGTACGGCATCGCCATCGGCGCCGCGCTCGTCGCGATGGTCCTGGCGCTCGTCCAGTCGTTCAAGCGCACCCCGGTCCCCGCGCTGATCCTGGCGTACGCGGCCTTCGAGGGCGTCTTCCTCGGCGTCATCAGCTCGGCCACCAGCACCTACATCGGTGCGGGCGTGGTCATACAGGCCGTGCTGGGCACGATGTGCGTCTTCGCGGCCGTGCTCTTCGCGTACAAGATGCGCTGGATCCGCGTCACGCGCCGCTTCACCGGCTTCGTGATGGCCGCCGCCATGGGCTTCATGCTGCTCATGGTCGTGAACCTGCTGTTCTCCCTGTTCGGGGGCGGCGACGGCCTCGGCTTCCGCAGTGGCGGCCTCGGCATCCTGTTCGGCGTCGTCGGTGTGATCCTCGGCGCGTGCTTCCTCGCCATGGACTTCAAGCAGGTCGAGGACGGCATCGCCTACGGCGCCCCGCGCGAGGAGTCCTGGCTGGCGGCCTTCGGCCTCACCCTGACCCTGGTGTGGATCTACCTGGAGCTGCTGCGCCTGTTCCAGATCCTCTCCGGCGACGACTAG
- a CDS encoding DUF6507 family protein, with amino-acid sequence MTAWDIKPQGVQSQLKLTGERAGELEKALNALMTHMSEAAYAAGTAVPGSAATVPNAARQGPVATGQVALSHRGTTGPVGAALSQYLEKRQPDVKAMVDRIQAAVLGAAKATNEYIEGDLDAAKHAQDAAKNVRLDELRDATGGAK; translated from the coding sequence ATGACGGCGTGGGACATCAAGCCGCAGGGTGTGCAGAGCCAGCTCAAGCTCACCGGTGAGCGGGCGGGCGAGCTGGAGAAGGCGCTGAACGCGCTGATGACGCACATGTCGGAGGCCGCGTACGCGGCGGGCACGGCGGTGCCGGGTTCGGCGGCGACGGTGCCGAACGCGGCGCGGCAGGGGCCGGTGGCGACGGGGCAGGTGGCGTTGTCGCACCGGGGCACGACGGGGCCGGTGGGTGCCGCGCTGTCGCAGTACTTGGAGAAGCGCCAGCCGGACGTGAAGGCGATGGTGGACCGGATCCAGGCCGCGGTGCTGGGTGCGGCGAAGGCGACGAACGAGTACATCGAGGGTGACCTGGACGCGGCCAAGCACGCCCAGGACGCGGCGAAGAACGTGCGGCTGGATGAGCTGCGGGACGCCACGGGGGGCGCGAAGTGA
- a CDS encoding pore-forming ESAT-6 family protein — MAGGTDRRSYDTGASTEAQGNIQVVIGQLEQVIAARDAQVKAAMSDFAADGVADEYHGKELRWKNASQEVKNIIHLLKSTLEKNDATAQQTIARAKAAVDNIG; from the coding sequence ATGGCCGGTGGCACGGACCGTCGTTCGTATGACACGGGTGCCTCGACCGAGGCGCAGGGCAACATCCAGGTCGTGATCGGGCAGCTGGAGCAGGTGATCGCGGCTCGCGACGCGCAGGTGAAGGCGGCGATGTCGGACTTCGCGGCCGATGGCGTGGCGGATGAGTACCACGGCAAGGAACTGCGCTGGAAGAACGCGTCGCAAGAGGTGAAGAACATCATCCACCTGTTGAAGTCGACGCTGGAGAAGAACGACGCGACGGCGCAGCAGACGATCGCGCGGGCGAAGGCCGCGGTCGACAACATCGGCTGA
- the eccCa gene encoding type VII secretion protein EccCa, producing the protein MSTRLIHRPARTIRPPAASEARTIEAPPNLPEGKAGNIAMSLLPVAGVMSSVVMMTVVRNSQFAALGALILVVTVIGSVGLVFSQRGKAQRTRRTQREAYLAYLEDLREELAAEERERAERAGVLSPPPSALYDIVRDPARLWERRRVDEDFLRVRVGTGEMPVRDLRIAEQGSTVLTPPDRFMLNEASALTARFRTGTELPLTVPLDRVGNVTVIGPREDGLRVARALMMQAAATHAPDDVAIALAVPGDRLADWDWAKWLPHLLDPEQLDGPVAARRIAPSAPQLARLLGPELRRRASYAAEVRRGLSGKDALSMTSRLLVIADGHGEDAVELPRPDDAVGLREMGVTVLHLLDQRIQEPGQVGVRITVEGDRVLIEDLRDGEPVSAHGTVDEVGAPFAEGLARMLAPLRLSAESLIDAPLSGPVDFANLLGIADVAQLDVNGLWAPRGERAFLRVPIGISDSHEPVLLDLKESSELGMGPHGLCVGATGSGKSELLRTLVLALVATHPPEDLALVLVDYKGGATFAPFAGLPHVAGVITNLENQAGLVERVHASLAGEVKRRQQVLKDAGNIADIGDYNALRAERRPDLEPLPHLFVVIDEFGELLTAKPDFIDLFLSIGRIGRSIGVHLLLSSQRIEGGKLKGLDTYLSYRLGLRTFSADESRTVLDTTDAFHLPPLPGFGYLKVDTSHYERFKASYVSGAYRGPVERADEQDTGPLALPYEAFNSPARPEGAQGQEPTARRRETGPTELGIIVGQLEQAAAPVRRIWLPPLPGAIALDTVAGPLDVGPRGMQLARRRGRLAVPLGVLDDPTKQWQGEWYLDLTVAGGHAAVIGGPQSGKTTLLRTLVLSLALTHTPQEVGVYGLDLVGGGLQALAGLPHVGGIASRADRERAARTVEEVRTMLAAREELFREHGIDSVEQLRTLHAAGRLPQLASAEIVLVIDGFGALRDDFESLDDAVVDILKRGSGYGIHVVAGMLRWNDVRIATQSNFGTRVELRLNDPSESSVDRKLAETLSPDEPGRVLTDQKLFAQVALPRTDGLADPSELGAVLERTARTVRATWSGETAQPVRVLPHVLEPHLLPGPAAEPKRVPIGLDQQALAPVLVDLFVHDQHLLVLGDSECGKTNLLATIAGGLIERYGEEELVFAVMDPRRGLRGVVPEEFNGGYAYNAKLCAGLSAGIATELERRMPDDTAPLEDLEPGSWGGGPRIVVLVDDYDVLTTAGQSPLAPFLPYVPSAADIGLHFVLTRRVAGASRGMYEPLVQGLRESGASALVMAGDRSEGQLLPGVYASQQPAGRGVLVRRGQSSRLIQTVYGRG; encoded by the coding sequence ATGAGCACCCGACTGATCCACCGCCCGGCCAGGACGATCAGGCCCCCGGCCGCCTCCGAGGCCCGCACCATCGAGGCGCCGCCCAACCTCCCCGAGGGCAAGGCCGGCAACATCGCGATGTCGCTGCTGCCCGTGGCCGGCGTGATGTCGTCGGTCGTGATGATGACGGTCGTCCGCAACAGCCAGTTCGCCGCGCTCGGCGCGCTGATCCTCGTCGTCACCGTCATCGGCTCGGTCGGCCTCGTCTTCTCGCAGCGCGGCAAGGCCCAGCGCACCCGCCGTACCCAGCGGGAGGCCTACCTCGCCTACCTGGAGGACCTCCGGGAGGAACTCGCCGCCGAGGAGCGCGAGCGGGCGGAGCGCGCCGGCGTGCTCAGCCCGCCCCCGAGCGCCCTGTACGACATCGTGCGGGACCCGGCCCGGCTGTGGGAACGCCGCCGCGTCGACGAGGACTTCCTGCGCGTGCGCGTGGGCACCGGCGAGATGCCGGTACGCGACCTGCGGATCGCCGAGCAGGGTTCCACCGTCCTCACCCCGCCGGACCGCTTCATGCTCAACGAGGCCTCGGCGCTGACCGCCCGCTTCCGCACCGGCACCGAACTGCCGCTGACCGTCCCGCTGGACCGCGTCGGCAACGTCACCGTGATCGGCCCGCGCGAGGACGGGCTCCGTGTGGCCCGCGCCCTGATGATGCAGGCCGCCGCCACCCACGCCCCCGACGACGTGGCCATCGCGCTGGCCGTGCCCGGTGACCGGCTCGCGGACTGGGACTGGGCCAAGTGGCTGCCGCACCTGCTGGACCCCGAGCAGCTCGACGGCCCCGTCGCCGCCCGCCGGATCGCGCCGTCCGCGCCGCAGCTCGCGCGTCTGCTGGGCCCCGAACTGCGCCGCCGTGCCTCCTACGCCGCCGAGGTGCGCCGCGGGCTGTCCGGCAAGGACGCCCTGTCGATGACCTCCCGGCTGCTCGTCATCGCCGACGGGCACGGGGAGGACGCCGTCGAACTCCCGCGCCCCGACGACGCCGTCGGGCTGCGCGAGATGGGTGTCACCGTCCTGCACCTCCTCGACCAGCGCATCCAGGAGCCGGGCCAGGTCGGCGTACGGATCACCGTCGAGGGCGACCGGGTGCTCATAGAGGACCTGCGCGACGGGGAACCGGTCAGCGCCCACGGAACGGTGGACGAGGTCGGCGCCCCCTTCGCCGAGGGCCTGGCCCGGATGCTCGCGCCGCTGCGCCTGTCCGCCGAGTCGCTGATCGACGCCCCCCTGTCGGGCCCCGTCGACTTCGCGAACCTGCTGGGCATCGCGGACGTGGCCCAGCTCGACGTCAACGGCCTGTGGGCGCCGCGCGGGGAGCGGGCCTTCCTGCGCGTGCCCATCGGCATCAGCGACTCCCACGAGCCGGTGCTGCTGGACTTGAAGGAGTCCTCCGAGCTGGGCATGGGCCCGCACGGCCTGTGCGTCGGCGCGACCGGTTCCGGCAAGTCGGAGCTGCTGCGCACCCTCGTCCTCGCGCTGGTGGCGACCCATCCGCCGGAGGACCTCGCGCTGGTCCTCGTGGACTACAAGGGCGGTGCGACGTTCGCGCCGTTCGCCGGTCTGCCGCACGTCGCCGGTGTCATCACCAACCTGGAGAACCAGGCCGGTCTGGTCGAGCGCGTGCACGCCTCGCTCGCCGGCGAGGTCAAGCGCCGCCAGCAGGTGCTCAAGGACGCGGGCAACATCGCCGACATCGGCGACTACAACGCGCTGCGCGCCGAACGCCGGCCCGATCTGGAGCCGCTGCCGCACCTGTTCGTCGTCATCGACGAGTTCGGCGAACTCCTCACCGCCAAACCGGACTTCATCGACCTGTTCCTGTCCATCGGGCGGATCGGCCGCTCCATCGGCGTGCACCTGCTGCTCTCCAGCCAGCGGATCGAGGGCGGCAAGCTCAAGGGCCTGGACACCTACCTCTCCTACCGGCTGGGGCTGCGCACGTTCTCCGCCGACGAGTCCCGCACGGTCCTGGACACCACGGACGCCTTCCACCTCCCGCCGCTGCCCGGCTTCGGCTACCTCAAGGTGGACACCAGCCACTACGAACGCTTCAAGGCGAGCTACGTCTCCGGCGCCTACCGGGGCCCCGTCGAGCGCGCCGACGAGCAGGACACCGGGCCGCTGGCCCTCCCGTACGAGGCGTTCAACAGCCCGGCCAGGCCGGAGGGCGCGCAGGGGCAGGAGCCCACCGCGCGGCGCCGCGAGACCGGTCCGACCGAGCTGGGGATCATCGTCGGCCAGCTGGAGCAGGCCGCCGCACCGGTGCGGCGGATCTGGCTGCCCCCGCTGCCCGGCGCGATCGCGCTGGACACGGTCGCGGGCCCGCTGGACGTGGGCCCGCGCGGAATGCAGCTCGCCAGGCGGCGCGGGCGGCTCGCGGTGCCGCTCGGCGTGCTGGACGACCCGACGAAGCAGTGGCAGGGCGAGTGGTACCTCGACCTCACGGTCGCGGGCGGCCACGCCGCCGTCATCGGCGGGCCGCAGTCCGGCAAGACGACCCTGCTGCGCACCCTGGTCCTCTCGCTCGCGCTGACCCACACCCCGCAGGAAGTCGGCGTGTACGGCCTCGACCTGGTCGGCGGCGGGCTCCAGGCCCTCGCCGGGCTGCCGCACGTCGGGGGGATCGCCAGCCGGGCGGACCGCGAGCGGGCGGCGCGGACCGTGGAGGAAGTACGCACGATGCTCGCCGCCCGCGAGGAACTGTTCCGCGAGCACGGCATCGACTCCGTCGAGCAGCTGCGCACCCTGCACGCGGCGGGCCGGCTGCCGCAGCTCGCCTCCGCCGAGATCGTCCTGGTCATCGACGGCTTCGGCGCGCTGCGCGACGACTTCGAGAGCCTGGACGACGCGGTCGTCGACATCCTCAAGCGCGGCAGCGGGTACGGCATCCACGTCGTCGCCGGCATGCTGCGCTGGAACGACGTGCGGATCGCCACCCAGTCGAACTTCGGCACGCGGGTGGAGCTGCGGCTGAACGACCCCAGCGAGTCCAGCGTCGACCGCAAGCTGGCCGAGACGCTCTCGCCGGACGAACCCGGCCGCGTCCTGACCGACCAGAAGCTCTTCGCACAGGTCGCGCTGCCCCGGACGGACGGGCTGGCCGACCCCTCGGAGCTGGGCGCCGTACTGGAGCGCACGGCCCGTACGGTGCGCGCCACCTGGAGCGGGGAGACCGCCCAGCCGGTACGCGTGCTGCCGCACGTGCTGGAGCCGCACCTGCTGCCCGGTCCCGCCGCCGAGCCGAAGCGGGTGCCGATCGGCTTGGACCAGCAGGCGCTCGCACCGGTCCTGGTGGACCTGTTCGTGCACGACCAGCACCTGCTGGTCCTGGGCGACAGCGAGTGCGGGAAGACGAACCTGCTGGCGACGATCGCGGGCGGGTTGATCGAACGCTACGGCGAGGAAGAGCTGGTCTTCGCCGTCATGGACCCGCGCCGCGGGCTGCGCGGGGTGGTCCCGGAGGAGTTCAACGGCGGCTACGCGTACAACGCGAAGCTGTGCGCCGGGCTGTCCGCCGGCATCGCCACCGAGCTGGAGCGGCGGATGCCCGACGACACCGCGCCGCTGGAGGACCTGGAGCCGGGCAGCTGGGGCGGCGGCCCGCGGATCGTCGTACTCGTCGACGACTACGACGTACTCACCACGGCCGGGCAGTCGCCGCTGGCGCCCTTCCTGCCGTATGTGCCCTCGGCCGCGGACATCGGCCTGCACTTCGTCCTGACCCGCCGGGTCGCCGGTGCCTCGCGGGGCATGTACGAGCCGTTGGTGCAGGGGCTGCGCGAGTCGGGCGCTTCGGCCCTGGTCATGGCGGGCGACCGCAGCGAGGGCCAGCTGCTGCCCGGGGTCTACGCCTCGCAGCAGCCCGCCGGGCGGGGGGTGCTGGTCCGCCGGGGCCAGTCGAGCCGCCTGATCCAGACCGTGTACGGGCGCGGGTGA
- a CDS encoding DUF6177 family protein, with protein MTKDVVALTERMPDPWTVLAGLLSGGPDKLVNAAAERAVVQLCDEQGRPLVSIEAPLLVQVEGEAERLLGATAPPVPFWWTEARATTGVEDAARLAGTFAARLAALAGGSAWPREPGRALGVVRTEGVGVAPEPAAAQPAVDVLTDRVAVVIQDRPVVAMTAWLSDAFRAAAEAELGLQIVTPPGTTLSPAVRENLSGWPSRWVVQDERDGYYDGLTGAVLRWQSGLFAPVEALDATAEDPRTPVAAAFREVSATGERQLAVTFRAVHPADERLVLGGALEAVWRELTGGPPAGWGTAEPANLPWSPARLTDVAYARAPEPTWFVVVGGPERPGVATVRVRRTKAGVEEEVTLAFGYGADEEPPVDALTRTAEVLATRHGLQSMLVQLRKARRDLAVPPRFEGPGVPVAFVLGAEEVRAMPGDRARNTPLAQRPLALGPKSRPALYYPLPGDPSDLAGWADFELLMRHLKGA; from the coding sequence ATGACCAAGGACGTCGTCGCCCTCACCGAGCGGATGCCCGACCCGTGGACCGTGCTCGCCGGACTGCTCTCCGGGGGCCCCGACAAGCTGGTGAACGCGGCCGCCGAGCGGGCCGTGGTGCAGCTGTGCGACGAGCAGGGCCGCCCGCTCGTCTCCATCGAGGCGCCGCTGCTGGTGCAGGTCGAGGGGGAGGCCGAGCGGCTGCTCGGAGCCACCGCCCCGCCGGTCCCCTTCTGGTGGACGGAGGCCCGCGCCACCACCGGCGTCGAGGACGCCGCCCGGCTGGCGGGCACCTTCGCGGCCCGGCTGGCCGCCCTGGCGGGGGGCTCCGCATGGCCCCGCGAGCCGGGGCGCGCGCTGGGTGTGGTGCGGACCGAGGGGGTGGGCGTGGCGCCGGAGCCGGCCGCCGCGCAGCCCGCCGTCGACGTGCTCACCGACCGGGTGGCCGTCGTCATCCAGGACCGCCCGGTGGTGGCCATGACCGCCTGGCTCTCCGACGCCTTCCGGGCCGCCGCCGAAGCCGAGCTCGGGCTGCAGATCGTCACCCCGCCGGGCACCACCCTCTCCCCCGCCGTCCGGGAAAACCTGAGCGGCTGGCCCTCGCGCTGGGTGGTGCAGGACGAGCGGGACGGCTACTACGACGGCCTCACCGGGGCCGTACTGCGCTGGCAGAGCGGGCTGTTCGCCCCGGTCGAGGCGCTGGACGCGACCGCCGAGGACCCCCGTACCCCGGTGGCGGCCGCGTTCCGGGAGGTCTCCGCGACCGGGGAACGGCAGCTGGCCGTCACCTTCCGCGCGGTCCACCCCGCCGATGAACGGCTCGTCCTTGGGGGCGCCCTGGAGGCGGTGTGGCGGGAGCTGACCGGCGGGCCGCCGGCCGGGTGGGGCACCGCGGAGCCGGCCAACCTGCCGTGGTCCCCGGCCCGGCTGACCGACGTCGCGTACGCGCGGGCGCCGGAGCCGACCTGGTTCGTGGTGGTCGGCGGGCCGGAGCGCCCGGGCGTCGCCACGGTGCGGGTCCGGCGCACGAAGGCGGGCGTCGAGGAGGAGGTCACCCTCGCGTTCGGCTACGGCGCGGACGAGGAGCCCCCGGTGGACGCCCTGACCCGGACCGCCGAGGTGCTCGCCACCCGCCACGGCCTCCAGTCGATGCTCGTACAGCTGCGCAAGGCCCGCCGCGACCTGGCGGTGCCGCCGCGCTTCGAGGGACCGGGCGTGCCGGTGGCCTTCGTCCTGGGTGCGGAGGAGGTCCGCGCGATGCCGGGCGACCGGGCCCGCAACACCCCGCTGGCGCAGCGGCCGTTGGCGCTGGGTCCCAAGAGCCGGCCGGCGCTGTACTACCCGCTGCCGGGAGACCCCTCCGACCTGGCCGGATGGGCGGACTTCGAGCTGCTGATGAGGCATCTGAAGGGCGCGTGA
- the eccD gene encoding type VII secretion integral membrane protein EccD, which produces MVSTATTSRAQLSRVTLVGERRRADMVLPSDTPIGQLLPDILQLLDDRAASRPMTRQLLTSDGSALPQDSTLASAGIADGAVLRLVRIHSAPPAPVVHDVTDLVADDLDLRAWRWRPAARRGSAGVATVVFTMTAALLARREVALDSLAAALLAVTLVLLAAGALGARIGQGNRGLATALLFASGGLGVLTAWTAADAHHWSWQLRLAAVAGALLVTLLMLGCFSPLGRGGLIGAGAVAVITLVWEAVAAVQSEPARLGTVMALFSVLLLGLLPRFALMASGLTALDDTRSGGASVSRHQVGNALAATHRGLALATVATAVSAAAAGWLLTLAGEPSVWTVVLPSLVAVVLLSRARAFPLVAEVVALLAAAAVLLVRLVVLWIGHGGGTGAIVVLCVAALLPLLGLAVQPPEHVQVRLRRTADFVESVGVVGLFPLSVGVFGVYGQLLDKF; this is translated from the coding sequence GTGGTGAGCACAGCAACGACTTCCCGAGCACAGCTGTCCCGGGTGACCCTGGTCGGCGAGCGGCGCCGGGCCGACATGGTCCTGCCCTCCGATACGCCGATCGGGCAGCTGCTCCCGGACATACTCCAGTTGCTCGACGACCGGGCAGCCTCGCGGCCGATGACGCGCCAACTACTGACCTCGGACGGCTCCGCGCTCCCGCAGGACAGCACCCTCGCTTCCGCCGGCATAGCCGACGGCGCGGTCCTACGGCTCGTCAGGATCCACTCGGCGCCGCCCGCCCCCGTCGTGCACGACGTGACCGACCTGGTGGCCGACGACCTCGACCTGCGGGCGTGGCGCTGGCGTCCCGCCGCCCGCCGGGGCAGTGCCGGGGTGGCGACGGTCGTGTTCACGATGACCGCCGCGCTGCTCGCCCGGCGCGAAGTCGCCCTCGACTCCCTGGCCGCCGCCCTGCTGGCCGTCACGCTCGTCCTGCTCGCCGCCGGCGCGCTCGGCGCCCGGATCGGGCAGGGCAACCGGGGCCTCGCCACCGCGCTGCTGTTCGCCTCCGGGGGGCTCGGCGTGCTCACGGCGTGGACCGCCGCCGACGCCCACCACTGGTCCTGGCAGCTACGGCTCGCCGCCGTCGCGGGGGCGCTGCTCGTGACGCTCCTCATGCTCGGCTGCTTCTCCCCGCTCGGCCGCGGCGGGCTCATCGGCGCGGGGGCCGTCGCCGTCATCACCCTCGTGTGGGAGGCCGTCGCCGCCGTCCAGAGCGAACCGGCGCGGCTGGGCACGGTCATGGCCCTGTTCTCCGTACTGCTGCTCGGGCTGCTGCCGCGGTTCGCGCTGATGGCTTCGGGCCTGACCGCGCTGGACGACACGCGTTCGGGTGGCGCCTCCGTCAGCCGCCACCAGGTGGGCAACGCGCTCGCCGCCACGCACCGCGGCCTCGCCCTCGCGACGGTCGCGACCGCCGTCTCGGCCGCCGCGGCGGGCTGGCTGCTCACGCTGGCCGGGGAGCCGAGCGTGTGGACCGTGGTGCTGCCGTCGCTCGTCGCGGTGGTGCTGCTGTCCCGGGCACGGGCGTTCCCGCTGGTCGCCGAGGTCGTGGCGCTGCTGGCCGCGGCGGCCGTCCTCCTCGTACGCCTGGTGGTGCTGTGGATCGGGCACGGCGGCGGTACGGGGGCGATCGTCGTGCTGTGCGTGGCCGCGCTGCTGCCGCTGCTCGGGCTCGCCGTGCAGCCCCCGGAACACGTGCAGGTCCGGCTGCGGCGCACCGCCGACTTCGTGGAGTCGGTGGGGGTCGTGGGGCTGTTCCCGCTGAGCGTCGGGGTGTTCGGCGTCTACGGGCAACTGCTCGACAAGTTCTGA